The proteins below are encoded in one region of Apium graveolens cultivar Ventura chromosome 4, ASM990537v1, whole genome shotgun sequence:
- the LOC141717091 gene encoding cell number regulator 6-like, with the protein MAEGGNPSRYVKLTKEQAPPTEDIRPGELNQPIHVRQLNVRKCNECGQPLPESFQFPADEPWSTGIFGCTQDTDSCWTGLFCPCILFGRNFEALKEEVPWTGPCICHAIFVEGGIALAAATAMFHGIDPRTSFLICEGLLFSWWMCGIYTGLVRQQLQKKYHLKNSPCDACLVHCCMHWCALCQEHREMKGRLSDNDVVPMTIVNPPPVQEMNSDAENKDLAAQSGNGVEQKTNLEMVAL; encoded by the exons ATGGCTGAAGGAGGTAATCCATCGAGATATGTGAAATTGACGAAAGAGCAAGCTCCTCCTACCGAAGACATTCGTCCCGGCGAGCTTAATCAGCCTATTCATGTTCGTCAG CTGAATGTTCGAAAGTGCAATGAGTGTGGTCAGCCTTTACCAGAAAGCTTTCAGTTTCCAGCAGATGAGCCCTGGTCAACTGGTATTTTTGGTTGTACTCAAGATACAGACAGCT GCTGGACAGGACTCTTTTGCCCATGTATCTTGTTTGGACGTAATTTTGAAGCCTTGAAGGAGGAGGTACCTTGGACTGGCCCATGCATTTGTCATGCTATTTTCGTTGAGGGTGGCATTGCACTAGCTGCAGCAACAGCAATGTTCCATGGTATTGATCCAAGGACATCATTTCTTATATGCGAGGGTTTGCTGTTTAGTTGGTGGATGTGTGGCATATATACTGGTCTTGTACGGCAACAACTTCAGAAAAAATATCATCTCAAG AACTCCCCATGTGATGCATGTTTGGTGCATTGCTGCATGCACTGGTGTGCATTGTGCCAAGAGCACAGGGAGATGAAGGGACGTTTGTCAGATAATGATGTAGTGCCAATGACTATTGTTAACCCTCCTCCTGTTCAAGAGATGAACTCAGATGCTGAGAACAAAGATTTGGCAGCACAGTCTGGAAATGGCGTTGAGCAGAAAACCAACTTAGAGATGGTAGCATTGTAG
- the LOC141717090 gene encoding putative aquaporin TIP5-1, whose translation MASVRSLLEHCVTRNALRSYLAEFLSTFFFVFAAVGSSMSSKKLMGHATSDPSGFIGNAIATAFSLGVAVYISASVSGGHVNPAVTFGMAIGGHVSLSVAIFYWISQILGSVMACLLLKITTVGQHVPMHGIIPDEMTGFGASILEGVMTFALVYTVYAVADPRRGSMAATGPLAIGFIAGANVLASGPFTGGSMNPAYSFGAALIGGSFKNQAVYWIGPLVGAAVAALLYDNVVFPQGNDSLRSIGDGIGA comes from the exons ATGGCATCTGTAAGAAGTCTTTTGGAGCATTGTGTCACTCGCAATGCTCTTAGATCATATCTTGCAGAGTTCTTGTCTACTTTCTTCTTCGTTTTCGCTGCTGTTGGATCTTCTATGTCTTCCA AAAAGTTGATGGGACATGCTACATCAGATCCTAGTGGCTTCATTGGCAATGCAATTGCAACTGCTTTCTCCTTGGGGGTTGCTGTTTATATTTCAGCCAGTGTTTCCGGTGGACACGTTAATCCGGCTGTGACTTTCGGAATGGCTATTGGAGGCCATGTTAGCCTTTCAGTGGCAATCTTTTACTGGATTTCACAAATCCTTGGCTCTGTCATGGCTTGCTTGCTTCTGAAGATTACAACAGTAGGACAG CATGTTCCGATGCACGGAATAATACCTGATGAAATGACTGGATTTGGAGCATCAATCTTGGAAGGTGTGATGACATTTGCATTGGTTTACACAGTCTATGCAGTCGCAGATCCAAGGCGCGGTTCCATGGCAGCCACTGGACCTTTAGCAATCGGTTTTATAGCAGGAGCAAACGTATTGGCATCTGGTCCATTTACTGGTGGATCCATGAATCCGGCTTACTCATTTGGGGCTGCATTGATTGGTGGGAGTTTCAAGAATCAAGCAGTTTACTGGATCGGTCCCTTGGTTGGTGCAGCCGTGGCAGCACTACTGTATGACAATGTAGTGTTCCCTCAGGGGAATGATTCTCTTAGGAGTATTGGTGATGGCATCGGTGCCTAA